A single genomic interval of Aphidius gifuensis isolate YNYX2018 linkage group LG6, ASM1490517v1, whole genome shotgun sequence harbors:
- the LOC122859444 gene encoding cleavage and polyadenylation specificity factor 73-like, producing MDYVPAEQSDLLSIKPLGAGQEVGRSCIMLEFKGKKIMLDCGIHPGLSGMDALPFIDLIEPDEIDLLLISHFHLDHCGALPWFFKNTSFKGRCFMTHATKEIYRVLLSDYIKIRNIAYEQMLYTQSDLEASLNKIETINFHEEKNVFGIKFWAYVAGHVLGAAMFMIEIAGIKILYTGDFSRQEDRHLMAAEIPNVHTDVLITESTYGTVIHEEREDRENRFTNLVHEIVNRGGKCLLPVFALGRAQELLLILDEYWALHPELHEIPIYYASSLAKKCMTVYQTYVNAMNDKIRRQVAINNPFVFKHISYLKDIDYFDYIGPCVIMASPGMMQTGLSRELFESWCTDATNGVIISGYCVEGTLAKTILSEPKDIETLSGEKLPLKMSVHQISFSAHTDYQQTSEFIRILKPRHVVLVHGEAYEMGRLKAALQREYEDDPSTTIEIHNPRNTVAVKLYFSGEKTAKVVGTLAIDTPKPGQILSGVIVKRNFSYHMLAPSDLSKYTDMGIAQIVQRQSIAFNSSWSVLKHLLQQISGALDIINDKKIRVFNNVDVTIDGKVVTLEWIATPVNDMYADSIVVALLQSEMLETPPKILPAPTKMDHMHFKECLIEMLQEMFGEKSVPRIFEGEKLYVTVDDKKAHIDLTSLEVSCPEDDTFEQIVKTAVTQLHQSLAPTCDSI from the coding sequence ATGGATTATGTACCAGCAGAGCAGAGTGatttattgtcaattaaacCATTGGGTGCTGGTCAGGAAGTCGGAAGATCTTGTATAATGCTTgaatttaaaggaaaaaaaataatgcttgaTTGTGGTATTCATCCAGGTTTATCAGGTATGGATGCATTGCCattcattgatttaattgaacCAGATGAaatagatttattattaatatcacattTTCATTTGGATCATTGTGGTGCATTAccatggttttttaaaaatacaagttttAAAGGACGTTGTTTTATGACACATGcaacaaaagaaatttatcGTGTGCTTTTATCTGATTACATTAAAATCAGAAATATTGCATATGAACAAATGCTGTATACTCAATCTGATCTTGAAGCaagtttgaataaaattgaaacaataaattttcatgaagaaaaaaatgtatttggtataaaattttgggcCTATGTTGCTGGTCATGTACTTGGTGCAGCAATGTTTATGATCGAAATTGCtggtattaaaatattatatactggTGATTTTAGTAGACAAGAAGATCGTCATTTAATGGCTGCTGAAATACCAAATGTACATACAGATGTATTAATAACAGAATCAACATATGGCACAGTTATACATGAAGAACGTGAAGATAGAGAGAATAGATTTACAAATTTAGTCCATGAAATTGTTAATCGTGGTGGTAAATGTCTCTTACCAGTATTTGCCCTAGGTAGAGcacaagaattattattaatacttgaTGAATATTGGGCATTACATCCAGAGCTACATGAAATACCAATATATTATGCATCATCACTTGCTAAAAAATGTATGACTGTTTATCAAACATATGTTAATGCAATGAATGATAAAATACGTCGTCAAGTTGCAATTAATAATCCATTTGTATTTAAACACATATCATATTTGAAagatattgattattttgattatattggTCCTTGTGTTATCATGGCATCACCAGGTATGATGCAAACTGGTTTATCAAGAGAATTATTTGAATCATGGTGTACTGATGCTACTAATGGTGTTATTATTTCTGGATATTGTGTTGAGGGTACACTTGCTAAAACAATTCTATCTGAACCAAAAGATATTGAAACGTTGAGTGGAGAAAAATTACCATTAAAAATGTCTGTACatcaaatatcattttcagcACATACAGATTATCAACAAACATCTGAATTTATAAGAATTTTAAAACCACGACATGTTGTACTGGTACATGGTGAAGCTTATGAAATGGGAAGATTAAAAGCAGCATTGCAACGTGAATATGAAGATGATCCATCAACAACAATCGAAATACATAACCCAAGAAATACTGTTGcagttaaattatatttttctggtGAAAAAACAGCTAAGGTTGTGGGTACACTTGCTATTGATACACCAAAACCAGGACAAATTTTATCTGGTGTTAttgttaaaagaaattttagcTATCATATGTTAGCACCAtctgatttatcaaaatatactgATATGGGTATTGCACAAATTGTACAAAGACAAAGTATTGCTTTTAATTCATCATGGTCTGTACTTAAACATTTACTACAACAAATATCTGGTGcacttgatattattaatgataaaaaaataagagtatttaataatgttgatgTTACTATCGATGGTAAAGTTGTAACACTTGAATGGATTGCAACACCAGTTAATGATATGTATGCTGATTCAATTGTTGTTGCATTATTACAATCTGAAATGTTAGAAACACCACCAAAAATATTACCAGCACCAACTAAAATGGATCATATGCATTTTAAAGAATGTCTCATTGAAATGTTACAAGAAATGTTTGGTGAAAAATCAGTACCAAGAATATTTGAAggtgaaaaattatatgtcactgttgatgataaaaaagcacatattgatttaacaagtcttgaaGTATCATGTCCAGAGGATGATACGTTTGAACAAATTGTCAAAACTGCTGTTACCCAATTGCATCAATCACTTGCACCAACTTgtgattcaatttaa